From the Lathyrus oleraceus cultivar Zhongwan6 chromosome 4, CAAS_Psat_ZW6_1.0, whole genome shotgun sequence genome, one window contains:
- the LOC127075665 gene encoding protein ENHANCED PSEUDOMONAS SUSCEPTIBILITY 1, with translation MSSVQVLSTTIIRSQNHNLNGSNDSMIYLSPWDLQFLPFEYNQISFVYRQSIKSDILNQIQHLKQSFSSAIDFFHIFAGRLKMTQHGDNTISCSIKCNNKGALFVHAAAKYITVDDILKPTHLPYVHHSLFLMNGVKNYQGTSHPLLAVQVTELDDGIFIGITSSHVVGDANLFSNFNNLWAKISRGSLEVSKTPIFERWFPKHIECPIRFPLTIEVQNNLKEKKKNSPERIFHFTKENIAKLKFKANLEVGKKNISLQAVLTHIWRSFTRSKKLDYQTDVSFSIDICVRQRLNPLLQENYFGNAVIECLVTMKAGELLDNGGLGKGALKMNKMIALHTNEKIRSHYEKWLIKPSFYVTPKDVSHNNGLVIAYSPKFDVYGNDFGWGKPVAVRTGGADKREGKVNVFAGVEKGSMELEVCLSYEILEAMGNDPEFMDVVST, from the coding sequence ATGAGTTCAGTCCAAGTTCTTTCCACCACAATAATTCGTTCACAAAATCACAATCTCAATGGCTCAAATGATAGTATGATCTATCTATCCCCATGGGATCTACAATTCCTCCCATTTGAATATAATCAAATAAGTTTTGTTTATCGTCAATCAATCAAATCAGATATATTAAACCAAATCCAACACCTTAAACAATCCTTTTCCTCTGCCATTGATTTTTTCCACATCTTCGCGGGTCGTCTCAAAATGACACAACACGGAGATAACACTATCTCTTGTTCTATCAAGTGCAATAACAAAGGTGCACTCTTTGTTCATGCTGCAGCAAAATATATTACTGTGGATGATATTCTTAAACCCACTCATCTTCCTTATGTTCATCACTCACTTTTTTTAATGAACGGAGTCAAAAACTACCAAGGAACATCACACCCATTACTTGCAGTTCAAGTAACAGAGTTAGATGATGGAATATTTATTGGCATTACATCAAGTCATGTGGTTGGTGATGCTAATTTGTTTTCCAATTTTAACAATTTGTGGGCAAAAATCTCAAGGGGGTCTCTTGAAGTGTCCAAAACTCCAATATTTGAACGTTGGTTTCCTAAACATATTGAATGTCCCATTCGATTTCCTCTCACAATAGAGGTGCAAAATAATcttaaagaaaaaaaaaaaaattcaccGGAGAGAATATTTCATTTCACAAAAGAGAATATTGCAAAACTAAAATTCAAAGCCAACTTAGAGGTTGGTAaaaaaaatatatctttgcaAGCAGTTTTAACTCACATTTGGCGTTCTTTTACACGTTCTAAGAAACTTGACTACCAAACAGATGTGAGTTTTTCGATTGATATATGTGTTAGACAAAGATTGAATCCTCTTTTGCAAGAGAATTATTTTGGTAATGCTGTAATAGAATGTTTGGTTACAATGAAAGCTGGTGAATTGTTGGATAATGGTGGACTTGGTAAAGGCGCACTGAAGATGAATAAGATGATTGCTTTGCACACTAATGAGAAGATAAGAAGTCACTATGAAAAGTGGTTAATAAAACCGAGTTTTTATGTTACACCTAAAGATGTGTCCCATAATAATGGTTTGGTAATTGCTTATTCACCTAAATTTGATGTATACGGTAATGATTTTGGTTGGGGGAAACCTGTGGCAGTTCGAACGGGTGGTGCAGATAAACGAGAAGGAAAAGTTAATGTGTTTGCAGGCGTAGAAAAAGGTAGTATGGAACTTGAAGTGTGTCTTTCTTATGAAATTTTAGAAGCAATGGGGAATGATCCAGAGTTTATGGATGTTGTGTCCACCTAA